A stretch of Camelina sativa cultivar DH55 chromosome 18, Cs, whole genome shotgun sequence DNA encodes these proteins:
- the LOC104763582 gene encoding probable LRR receptor-like serine/threonine-protein kinase PAM74 isoform X1, producing the protein MENSCCFLLVLLGSFAISHLVQAQDQLGFISLDCGLPDTELSPYTEGSTGLRFSSDAKFIKTGQIGKINTTLEFLEPHKTMRYFPEGKRNCYNLNVEKDRRYLIRATFIYGNYDGLKTNPQFELHLGPNLWTPIDLVKSSSGTFVELLHVSTSNSLQICLVKNGTTTPLISALELRPLHNDAYVTKSGSLKLFTRNYFHGKTGSIRYPTDIYDRRWGAFTISYWIQLSTSLLVDNRNDYFPPKDTLEEAATPRNSSAPLRFVWRSDNPKEQFYVYSHFAELQDLGSNDTREFDLFWDGNNFGDNIIPPKLKLLTWPTINPMTCTGGKCIFELVKTVNSTLPPILNAVEVFTVVEFPQAGTNESDVLAITNIEATYGLSRISWQGDPCVPQEYVWDGLNCCSINMSTPPRITSLNLSSSGLNGTIAAGLQNLTQLVKLDLSYNNLTGGVPEFLGNMKSLRFINLRGNDLNGSIPQSLRRKGLELLIKGNPKLFPSVSPTKPPNNIKEFPMAIVVSVVSVAIIIVILIIFLVLRNKKPLTTEVYFLYPTALQTPRSPTKRRFTYSEVVEMTNNLETVLGKGGFGIVCHGILNGSEHVAVKVLSQSSTQGYKQFKAEVDLLLRVHHTNLVSLVGYCDDGDHLALIYEFLPNGDLRQHLSGKDTKPIISWRNRLRIALEAALGLEYLHSGCTPPMVHRDVKTTNILLDEQFKAKLADFGMSRSFPVGGESHVSTMVVGTLGYLDPEYYHTSRLSEKSDVYSFGIVLLEMITNQSVIDQTREKPHITEWVRFELNRGDITRIMDPKLHGDYNSRSVWRAIELAMSCANQSSARRPDMSQVVTELKECLVSENSGENAKMESQSSIKMSMSFDTEMFPSAR; encoded by the exons ATGGAgaattcttgttgttttttgctGGTGTTGTTGGGATCTTTCGCCATTTCTCATCTTGTTCAAGCTCAGGATCAACTAG gATTCATCAGTTTGGATTGCGGGCTACCTGATACTGAACTGTCTCCTTATACCGAGGGATCAACCGGATTAAGGTTCTCATCAGATGCAAAGTTCATCAAGACTGGTCAAATTGGTAAAATCAATACAACTCTTGAGTTTCTTGAGCCACACAAGACGATGAGATATTTTCCGGAAGGGAAGCGGAACTGCTATAATTTGAACGTTGAGAAGGACAGGAGATATTTGATCAGGGCCACATTCATATACGGAAACTACGACGGCCTTAAAACTAACCCGCAGTTTGAACTGCATCTAGGTCCTAATCTGTGGACGCCAATAGATTTGGTAAAATCTTCGAGTGGCACATTTGTTGAGCTCCTTCACGTTTCAACATCAAACTCGTTGCAGATATGTCTTGTAAAGAATGGGACGACCACACCGCTAATATCTGCCTTGGAACTACGGCCGCTGCACAACGATGCTTATGTCACAAAGTCCGGTTCCTTGAAGCTCTTCACTCGTAATTATTTCCACGGGAAAACTGGATCTATACG gtACCCAACTGATATCTATGATCGTCGATGGGGTGCATTTACGATCTCGTATTGGATCCAGCTTTCGACTAGCCTCCTTGTCGACAATAGAAACGATTATTTTCCACCGAAAGATACACTCGAAGAGGCTGCCACGCCTAGAAATTCAAGTGCGCCATTGAGGTTTGTTTGGCGTTCGGATAATCCTAAAGAGCAGTTTTACGTGTACAGTCACTTCGCTGAGTTGCAAGATTTAGGTAGCAATGATACCAGGGAATTTGACTTGTTCTGGGATGGGAATAATTTTGGCGACAATATCATTCCTCCAAAGCTTAAGTTACTTACTTGGCCTACAATAAACCCAATGACTTGCACTGGAGGGAAGTGCATTTTCGAGTTGGTAAAAACTGTAAATTCAACACTTCCTCCTATACTTAACGCTGTTGAAGTTTTCACAGTTGTCGAGTTTCCACAAGCGGGAACAAATGAAAGTGACG TGCTTGCTATAACAAATATCGAAGCAACATACGGATTGAGTAGAATTAGCTGGCAAGGAGATCCATGCGTCCCTCAAGAGTATGTATGGGACGGTTTGAACTGTTGCAGCATTAATATGTCTACACCACCAAGAATCACTTCTTT AAACTTGTCTTCAAGCGGGTTAAATGGAACGATAGCAGCTGGCCTTCAAAATCTAACGCAGTTAGTTAAACT GGACTTGTCGTATAATAATTTGACTGGAGGGGTACCGGAGTTTCTAGGCAACATGAAATCGTTGCGGTTCAT AAACCTAAGAGGAAACGATCTTAATGGTTCAATACCTCAATCTCTTCGAAGGAAAGGGCTAGAATTATT GATTAAAGGAAATCCTAAGCTTTTCCCCTCTGTTTCGCCTACAAAACCACCTAATAACATCAAGGAATTTCCAATGGCGATTGTTGTATCAGTTGTTTCTGTGGCCATCATCATTGTTATATTGATCATTTTTCTTGTACTCAGAAATAAAAAACCATTGACTACGGAAG TATACTTTCTTTACCCTACAGCTCTACAAACACCAAGGAGCCCAACAAAGAGAAGGTTTACTTACTCAGAGGTTGTGGAAATGACGAACAACTTGGaaacagtattaggaaaaggtGGATTCGGTATCGTCTGCCACGGTATTCTAAATGGTTCTGAACATGTAGCTGTTAAAGTGCTCTCTCAATCATCAACTCAAGGCTATAAGCAATTCAAGGCAGAG GTTGATCTTCTTTTGAGAGTTCACCATACGAATTTGGTAAGCCTCGTCGGATACTGCGATGATGGAGATCACTTGGCTCTCATCTACGAGTTTCTGCCCAATGGAGATTTAAGACAACATCTATCTG GAAAAGACACCAAGCCAATTATCAGCTGGCGCAATAGGCTAAGAATAGCTTTGGAGGCTGCACTAG GATTGGAATATTTACATTCTGGATGCACACCACCGATGGTTCATAGAGATGTCAAAACTACAAACATATTGTTGGACGAGCAGTTCAAAGCCAAGCTTGCTGATTTTGGGATGTCGAGATCTTTTCCAGTTGGAGGTGAATCTCATGTTTCGACAATGGTTGTTGGTACTCTTGGATACCTTGATCCTGa ATATTACCATACAAGTCGGTTGAGTGAGAAGAGCGACGTGTACAGCTTCGGGATAGTGTTATTAGAAATGATCACAAACCAATCAGTGATTGACCAAACCCGCGAAAAGCCTCACATAACAGAATGGGTGAGGTTTGAGCTTAACCGAGGAGATATTACTAGGATCATGGATCCAAAACTACACGGAGATTACAACTCACGTTCTGTAT